The genomic interval TTGGCTTTTTTAGCAATCAGAGAAAGAAAAAAAGCAGGCCGACAAGCCTTGCCAAGCGTGTTAGCTATTGATAGTCAAAGTGTAAAGATTGTACAGTTTACTTCCCAAGACAAGGGCATAGATGGCAACAAAAAGGTGAATGGCAGAAAAAGACATCTAGCAGTGGATTGTTTAGGTATTCCTTGGGCTGTGCATGTAACAGCCGCCCATGTGTCAGACACTACAGCCGGTTATGAGTTAGCAGCTAAGCTGAAGGGTAAGTCTTGCCGCCTACATACACTAAAAGCAGATAATGGCTACAAAGATACCTTTGTAGAAGAGATAGAAAGAGACTATGGATGGAAGGTAGAAATTGTACAAAAGCCTGAAAGCGTAAAGGGCTTTGTGCCGGCAGGAGGCCGTTGGGTGGTAGAACGCAGTTACGGATGGCTCAATTTTAAGCGTAGATTGAGCCGTGACTTTGAGAAAAGCACAGAAAGTTCGGAAGCTATGCTACAATTAGCCTTTATTGACACACTGCTTAAAAGAAAACCAGTATAATATTTCAAAACGTTCTCTAAGTAGAACTTACCACAAGTTCCCTCAATAATCCTGTACGATTTTTTATAAATACAAAATAATAATGAAATACCTTTTTAATCCGGTGGGATATACCACATCATACCAGAAACCTGATTTTGAGATAGTTTGCAAAAAGATGTGATAAATAGTATCATACATTTAAAAGCATCTACAGTTATGGAAACAGTCATAAATTCTTATGCAATGTCTCTTCCCGGAAATTTCAGCCTGAGCGAAGGCAGCCAGGAAATCATAATAGAGAAAAGATGGTTCAGTATAGCACACCTGGGCACATTGTTGTTTGCCTTACTCTGGAATGGCTTTACTTTCTTTTTTTATTCCCTAATGATGTCAGGTAATGTTTCCGTTATTATTTTACTGTTTCCCATATTACATGTAATGGTTGGTGTCTGGTTGATGTACTATGCCATCTGCGGATTTTTTAATAAAACAGTGATTAAAGCCAGCCATCAGGAAATTTCAGTACGTCATGTTCCGCTTCCCTGGAGTGGCGACAAATTGATTGAAAGAGCTTGTATTGAACAATTATATATTCTGGAACAAACTAAAAAACATAGAGGCAGCATTATTTATAGCTACGATGTACAGGTAGTAGTTCATAATCATAGCAATGTGTCTCTCATTACAGGGCTCGATACACCAGAAGAAGCGCTTTATATTGAGAAAAAACTAGAGCAATTCCTGCGCATTGAAGACCGCCCGGTGGAAGGAGCTTATATAGCCAGCTAACGCTATAATTACCTGCAGCAAGCATAGAATTTTAGTCTAAATTGACTAAGTTTAGCTAAAATTCTTGTGGCAACATGCTGTTTGAAAAACTAGTCAGAATCATCCGGGCCAATATGCTATCCAAAGAGGGCAAACTTCCTCCTGTAGATCAGCAATACCAGCAGTACACCTCATCCAGGCAGCAGGCAGGGCAAAAAAAACAGACCCCTCCGCCAACTGATATTTCTTCAAAGGAAAAGTCATATTACGAAGCCCTGGAAATTACGCCTCCAACTTCGTTTGAACAAATTAAAACTGCTTACAAAAAACTGGTGAGAAAATATCACCCCGACCTCTTTGCAAATAATCCACAAAAGAGGCAATACGCAGAGATTGTTACCCAAAAAATTAATGAAGCGTATGCCTACTTTGAGAAAAAAGCTGGGAAATAAAGGATAAGCACAGCCGCTAATCGATACGGATCAATCAAATCAGCTTATTTTTCAGCGCTTTTTCAATAGCTTCCGCTTTGGAATGTACCTCCAGTTTCCAGTAGATATTTTTAATGTGGGTACGAATGGTTTCCTTATCTACAAACAACTCATCGGCAATCGTACTATAACTTTTACCTTTAGATAGTAATTCAAGTACCTCCGTTTCGCGGGAAGTTAAGGGAGAATTCCGGTTCTTCTGAAAAGAAGATACCACCATCCGGGCAATATTGGTACTCATGGGGGCTCCTCCTTCCTGTATATCTTTAATGGCTTCCAGCAATCTGGCAGGCTGCATATTTTTAGTGAGATAGCCGCCGGCTCCGGCACAGAGTGCCTGAAAAACGAGGGCATCATTGTCATAAACCGTT from Rhodocytophaga rosea carries:
- a CDS encoding IS5 family transposase, with protein sequence MQERFFELTDCEWEIIKEVVDNQRKIKHDKRVILNAILWLLTTGSQWRNMESKYPPWQTIYYHYRQWKKRGIIEELLAFLAIRERKKAGRQALPSVLAIDSQSVKIVQFTSQDKGIDGNKKVNGRKRHLAVDCLGIPWAVHVTAAHVSDTTAGYELAAKLKGKSCRLHTLKADNGYKDTFVEEIERDYGWKVEIVQKPESVKGFVPAGGRWVVERSYGWLNFKRRLSRDFEKSTESSEAMLQLAFIDTLLKRKPV
- a CDS encoding J domain-containing protein translates to MLFEKLVRIIRANMLSKEGKLPPVDQQYQQYTSSRQQAGQKKQTPPPTDISSKEKSYYEALEITPPTSFEQIKTAYKKLVRKYHPDLFANNPQKRQYAEIVTQKINEAYAYFEKKAGK
- a CDS encoding response regulator transcription factor, with product MPLQNIRIVIVEDDNLIRDGFALLINSTYGYTIVNTYNNCEDAIKHLSDDSPDVVLMDIELPGMNGIEGIEKIKKLRPRTNIIVVTVYDNDALVFQALCAGAGGYLTKNMQPARLLEAIKDIQEGGAPMSTNIARMVVSSFQKNRNSPLTSRETEVLELLSKGKSYSTIADELFVDKETIRTHIKNIYWKLEVHSKAEAIEKALKNKLI